A genome region from Macaca nemestrina isolate mMacNem1 chromosome 20, mMacNem.hap1, whole genome shotgun sequence includes the following:
- the LOC105497159 gene encoding oxysterols receptor LXR-beta isoform X2, whose protein sequence is MSSPTTSSLDTPLLGNGPPQPGAPSSSPTVKEEGPEPWPGGPDPDVPGTDEAGSACSVDWGVLSEEQIRKKKIRKQQQQQSQSQSQSQSPAGPQGSSSSASGPGASPGGSEAGSQGSGEGEGVQLTAAQELMIQQLVAAQLQCNKRSFSDQPKVTPWPLGADPQSRDARQQRFAHFTELAIISVQEIVDFAKQVPGFLQLGREDQIALLKASTIEIMLLETARRYNHETECITFLKDFTYSKDDFHRAGLQVEFINPIFEFSRAMRRLGLDDAEYALLIAINIFSADRPNVQEPGRVEALQQPYVEALLSYTRIKRPQDQLRFPRMLMKLVSLRTLSSVHSEQVFALRLQDKKLPPLLSEIWDVHE, encoded by the exons ATGTCCTCTCCCACCACGAGTTCCCTGGATACCCCCCTGCTTG GAAATGGCCCCCCTCAGCCTGGCGCCCCTTCTTCTTCACCCACTGTAAAGGAGGAGGGTCCAGAGCCGTGGCCCGGGGGTCCGGACCCTGATGTCCCAGGCACTGATGAGGCCGGCTCAGCCTGCAGCGTGGACTGGG GCGTCCTCTCTGAAGAACAGATCCGGAAGAAGAAGATtcggaagcagcagcagcagcagtcaCAGTCACAGTCACAGTCGCAGTCGCCTGCGGGGCCGCAGGGCAGCAGCAGCTCAGCCTCTGGGCCTGGGGCATCCCCTGGTGGATCTGAGGCAGGCAGCCAGGGCTCCGGGGAAGGCGAGGGTGTCCAGTTAACAGCGGCTCAAGAACTAATGATCCAGCAGTTGGTGGCGGCCCAGCTGCAGTGCAACAAACGCTCCTTCTCCGACCAGCCCAAAGTCACG CCCTGGCCCCTGGGCGCAGACCCCCAGTCCCGAGATGCCCGCCAGCAGCGCTTCGCCCACTTCACGGAGCTGGCCATCATCTCAGTCCAGGAGATTGTGGACTTTGCCAAGCAAGTGCCTGGTTTCCTGCAGCTGGGCCGGGAGGACCAGATCGCCCTCCTGAAGGCGTCCACCATCGAG ATCATGCTGTTGGAGACAGCCAGGCGCTACAACCACGAGACAGAGTGTATCACCTTCCTGAAGGACTTCACCTATAGCAAGGACGACTTCCACCGTGCAG GCCTGCAGGTGGAGTTCATCAACCCCATCTTTGAGTTCTCGCGGGCCATGCGGCGGCTGGGCCTGGACGACGCTGAGTACGCCCTGCTCATCGCCATCAACATCTTCTCGGCCGACCGGCCCAACGTACAGGAGCCGGGCCGCGTGGAGGCGCTGCAGCAGCCCTACGTGGAGGCGCTGCTGTCCTACACGCGCATCAAGAGGCCGCAG GACCAGCTGCGCTTCCCGCGCATGCTCATGAAGCTGGTGAGCCTGCGCACGCTGAGCTCCGTGCACTCGGAGCAGGTCTTCGCCCTGCGGCTACAGGACAAGAAGCTACCGCCTCTGCTGTCGGAGATCTGGGACGTCCACGAGTGA
- the LOC105497159 gene encoding oxysterols receptor LXR-beta isoform X1, whose amino-acid sequence MSSPTTSSLDTPLLGNGPPQPGAPSSSPTVKEEGPEPWPGGPDPDVPGTDEAGSACSVDWVIPDPEEEPERKRKKGPAPKMLGHELCRVCGDKASGFHYNVLSCEGCKGFFRRSVVRGGARRYACRGGGTCQMDAFMRRKCQQCRLRKCKEAGMREQCVLSEEQIRKKKIRKQQQQQSQSQSQSQSPAGPQGSSSSASGPGASPGGSEAGSQGSGEGEGVQLTAAQELMIQQLVAAQLQCNKRSFSDQPKVTPWPLGADPQSRDARQQRFAHFTELAIISVQEIVDFAKQVPGFLQLGREDQIALLKASTIEIMLLETARRYNHETECITFLKDFTYSKDDFHRAGLQVEFINPIFEFSRAMRRLGLDDAEYALLIAINIFSADRPNVQEPGRVEALQQPYVEALLSYTRIKRPQDQLRFPRMLMKLVSLRTLSSVHSEQVFALRLQDKKLPPLLSEIWDVHE is encoded by the exons ATGTCCTCTCCCACCACGAGTTCCCTGGATACCCCCCTGCTTG GAAATGGCCCCCCTCAGCCTGGCGCCCCTTCTTCTTCACCCACTGTAAAGGAGGAGGGTCCAGAGCCGTGGCCCGGGGGTCCGGACCCTGATGTCCCAGGCACTGATGAGGCCGGCTCAGCCTGCAGCGTGGACTGGG TCATCCCAGATCCTGAAGAGGAGCCAGAGCGCAAGCGAAAGAAGGGCCCAGCCCCGAAGATGCTGGGCCACGAGCTTTGCCGCGTCTGCGGGGACAAGGCCTCCGGCTTCCACTACAATGTGCTTAGCTGCGAAGGCTGCAAGGGCTTCTTCCGGCGCAGTGTGGTCCGTGGCGGGGCCCGTCGCTATGCCTGCCGGGGCGGTGGAACCTGCCAGATGGACGCTTTCATGCGGCGCAAGTGCCAGCAGTGCCGGCTGCGCAAGTGCAAGGAGGCAGGGATGAGGGAGCAGT GCGTCCTCTCTGAAGAACAGATCCGGAAGAAGAAGATtcggaagcagcagcagcagcagtcaCAGTCACAGTCACAGTCGCAGTCGCCTGCGGGGCCGCAGGGCAGCAGCAGCTCAGCCTCTGGGCCTGGGGCATCCCCTGGTGGATCTGAGGCAGGCAGCCAGGGCTCCGGGGAAGGCGAGGGTGTCCAGTTAACAGCGGCTCAAGAACTAATGATCCAGCAGTTGGTGGCGGCCCAGCTGCAGTGCAACAAACGCTCCTTCTCCGACCAGCCCAAAGTCACG CCCTGGCCCCTGGGCGCAGACCCCCAGTCCCGAGATGCCCGCCAGCAGCGCTTCGCCCACTTCACGGAGCTGGCCATCATCTCAGTCCAGGAGATTGTGGACTTTGCCAAGCAAGTGCCTGGTTTCCTGCAGCTGGGCCGGGAGGACCAGATCGCCCTCCTGAAGGCGTCCACCATCGAG ATCATGCTGTTGGAGACAGCCAGGCGCTACAACCACGAGACAGAGTGTATCACCTTCCTGAAGGACTTCACCTATAGCAAGGACGACTTCCACCGTGCAG GCCTGCAGGTGGAGTTCATCAACCCCATCTTTGAGTTCTCGCGGGCCATGCGGCGGCTGGGCCTGGACGACGCTGAGTACGCCCTGCTCATCGCCATCAACATCTTCTCGGCCGACCGGCCCAACGTACAGGAGCCGGGCCGCGTGGAGGCGCTGCAGCAGCCCTACGTGGAGGCGCTGCTGTCCTACACGCGCATCAAGAGGCCGCAG GACCAGCTGCGCTTCCCGCGCATGCTCATGAAGCTGGTGAGCCTGCGCACGCTGAGCTCCGTGCACTCGGAGCAGGTCTTCGCCCTGCGGCTACAGGACAAGAAGCTACCGCCTCTGCTGTCGGAGATCTGGGACGTCCACGAGTGA